A single genomic interval of Nitrospiria bacterium harbors:
- the bioF gene encoding 8-amino-7-oxononanoate synthase translates to MVAGFHQEITNLKNQNLLRKLISIEGEQDTTISIGGKTVISLSSNNYLGLANHPALKAVSIQIIQSHGVGAGASRLISGNSILYDQLEEKLSSFKKVPSCLVFNSGYTANISLIPTLSKNKGLILADEFNHASLFEGCRLSSALFRIYHHRDMAHLEKLLKKHSSDKPTLIVTDGVFSMDGDLAPLPSIYDLAQKYNAQIYVDDAHGTGVLGQHGRGTVEHFDLEEKIEFQMATLGKALGTFGGFFTCQSDTRTYLLQKAKSLIFTTALPPFILAASTVAIDWIQNHPELREKLWKNREYFMGGLRSLGFHLTESETPIIPILIGPPGLALTFSQRLLDKGIFAPAIRPPTVPKGTSRIRTTIMATHTLEQMDFVLDSFQSIGKAIGIIK, encoded by the coding sequence ATGGTTGCAGGATTTCACCAAGAGATTACAAATCTCAAAAATCAAAACCTATTACGAAAGCTCATTTCGATTGAAGGTGAACAAGACACAACCATTTCAATTGGGGGTAAAACGGTCATATCTCTTTCTTCCAATAATTACTTAGGGTTAGCAAATCATCCAGCACTTAAAGCTGTCTCGATTCAGATCATACAAAGCCATGGGGTGGGGGCTGGGGCCTCCCGATTGATTTCAGGCAACTCGATTCTTTATGACCAATTAGAAGAAAAATTATCCTCTTTTAAAAAAGTTCCTTCCTGTCTTGTTTTTAACTCCGGGTACACAGCAAACATCTCTCTAATTCCAACCCTGTCCAAAAACAAGGGCCTCATTTTGGCAGATGAATTCAACCATGCAAGCCTTTTTGAGGGATGCCGACTCAGTTCTGCCTTGTTTCGGATTTACCACCACCGGGATATGGCCCATTTAGAAAAATTACTGAAAAAACATTCTTCTGATAAACCAACACTAATTGTGACAGATGGCGTTTTCAGTATGGACGGGGATCTTGCACCGTTACCCTCTATTTATGATCTGGCTCAAAAATACAACGCCCAAATTTACGTAGATGACGCCCACGGAACAGGGGTTTTGGGACAACATGGACGGGGTACCGTTGAGCATTTTGATTTGGAAGAGAAAATTGAATTTCAAATGGCAACCCTGGGCAAGGCCTTGGGAACATTTGGAGGGTTCTTTACCTGCCAATCGGATACCCGAACTTATTTACTCCAAAAAGCAAAATCCTTAATTTTTACCACTGCCCTTCCGCCCTTTATTTTAGCTGCCTCCACTGTAGCAATAGATTGGATTCAAAACCACCCCGAACTCCGTGAAAAACTTTGGAAAAACCGGGAATATTTCATGGGTGGGTTAAGGTCCTTAGGATTTCACCTGACTGAAAGTGAAACCCCGATTATCCCTATCCTGATTGGGCCCCCGGGTCTCGCTCTAACTTTTTCTCAACGTTTACTGGATAAAGGAATATTTGCCCCTGCCATTCGGCCCCCAACCGTCCCCAAAGGAACCAGTAGAATACGAACCACGATTATGGCCACCCATACCCTGGAGCAAATGGATTTTGTTCTTGATTCTTTTCAAAGCATTGGAAAAGCCATTGGAATTATTAAATAA
- a CDS encoding SDR family NAD(P)-dependent oxidoreductase produces MTFPGKDSQVVIITGATGGLGYALAKTFASHGFYIVVHYLHQEKVAKKLAALIQEMGTQALAVRADLQNKIEIAQMSEKTLKRWGKINVLINNASIVSDQMILHMTEKNWDQVISVNLTGTFKTIQAIAPSMVKQRFGHIINISSYTGAHGRSGQSNYSASKAGVMALTKTAALELGSHNILVNTVIPGFLEVGMGNKMTSKQIENIRRDFLLSKSPPIQKITEFIYTVAMMEGVSGQIFNLDSRILY; encoded by the coding sequence ATGACCTTCCCAGGAAAAGATTCCCAAGTGGTGATCATCACGGGGGCAACCGGTGGCCTGGGATATGCGCTGGCGAAAACCTTTGCCTCCCACGGTTTTTATATTGTGGTTCACTATCTTCATCAAGAAAAGGTAGCAAAAAAACTGGCCGCTCTCATTCAAGAGATGGGAACCCAGGCCCTGGCGGTTCGGGCGGATCTCCAAAACAAAATTGAAATAGCCCAAATGAGTGAAAAAACCCTGAAAAGGTGGGGGAAAATAAACGTTTTGATCAATAATGCAAGCATAGTCTCCGATCAAATGATTTTACATATGACTGAAAAAAATTGGGACCAAGTAATTTCAGTAAATTTAACGGGCACTTTCAAGACCATTCAAGCCATTGCTCCTTCCATGGTAAAACAGAGATTTGGACATATAATTAATATTTCCTCCTATACGGGAGCCCATGGACGATCGGGACAATCCAACTATTCCGCCTCCAAGGCTGGAGTAATGGCTTTGACCAAAACAGCGGCCTTAGAGTTGGGTTCTCATAACATTCTGGTCAACACAGTCATCCCAGGTTTTTTAGAAGTAGGAATGGGAAATAAAATGACTTCTAAACAAATTGAAAACATTAGAAGGGATTTTTTGCTTTCAAAGTCCCCCCCCATTCAAAAGATAACGGAATTTATATATACGGTGGCAATGATGGAAGGGGTCTCGGGACAAATATTCAACCTGGACAGTAGAATTCTGTATTAA
- the accC gene encoding acetyl-CoA carboxylase biotin carboxylase subunit, giving the protein MFRKILIANRGEIAIRIIRACKEMGIKTVAIHSEIDKDSLHLRYADEKICVGPADNSLSYRNIPNILSAAEVSESDAIHPGYGFLAENAHFAEVCQSAGIKFIGPSPESIALMGDKAKAREIMQKAGVPVLPGSPGVVSSEGEALEVSKWIGFPIIIKASAGGGGRGMRVVFQEDELNQSLQAAQAEAKGAFGNSDVYIEKYYQEPRHVEAQILADSQGRTLFLGERECSVQRRHQKLVEEAPSPAVDDQLREEMGKIAVDAAKTVGYVNAGTVEFLLDQDQNFYFIEMNTRIQVEHPVTEMVTGIDLIKEQIKICAGDALDIHQEDVHIKGHSFECRINAECPERFTPCPGIITDYHVPGGPGVRVDGAVTSNYIVPPQYDSLIAKLIVFGVDRPEAILRMQRALDEFVVEGIKTTLPLHRRIFTDPNFKKGRYSTKFLDRLLSQEKVGM; this is encoded by the coding sequence GTGTTTAGGAAAATCCTTATCGCCAATCGTGGAGAAATTGCCATTCGGATTATCAGGGCCTGTAAAGAAATGGGGATCAAGACGGTGGCCATTCATTCTGAAATCGATAAGGATTCCCTCCATCTACGGTATGCGGATGAAAAAATTTGCGTAGGGCCTGCAGATAACTCCCTCAGTTATCGGAATATTCCCAACATTTTGAGTGCAGCGGAAGTTTCCGAATCTGACGCCATTCACCCTGGTTATGGATTTTTAGCTGAAAACGCTCACTTTGCGGAAGTCTGTCAATCCGCAGGAATAAAATTTATAGGTCCATCCCCGGAGAGTATAGCGTTAATGGGAGATAAGGCAAAAGCCCGGGAAATAATGCAAAAGGCGGGGGTCCCGGTCCTACCGGGAAGTCCGGGTGTGGTCTCAAGTGAGGGGGAAGCCTTGGAGGTTTCCAAATGGATTGGGTTTCCAATTATCATTAAGGCTTCGGCAGGTGGAGGCGGACGAGGAATGCGGGTGGTTTTTCAGGAAGATGAGTTGAACCAATCTCTTCAGGCAGCTCAGGCAGAAGCGAAAGGGGCCTTTGGAAATTCAGACGTTTATATTGAAAAATATTATCAGGAACCCAGGCATGTTGAAGCACAGATATTAGCTGATTCACAGGGGAGGACCCTTTTCCTAGGGGAGCGGGAGTGTTCGGTGCAGAGAAGGCATCAAAAATTGGTCGAAGAAGCCCCTTCTCCGGCGGTGGATGATCAATTGCGGGAGGAGATGGGAAAGATAGCCGTAGATGCAGCTAAAACGGTAGGTTATGTTAATGCGGGGACCGTGGAGTTTTTATTAGATCAAGACCAGAATTTTTATTTTATTGAAATGAACACCCGAATTCAGGTGGAACACCCCGTAACAGAAATGGTTACTGGAATCGATTTGATTAAAGAACAGATCAAGATTTGTGCAGGTGATGCCCTTGATATTCATCAGGAGGATGTCCATATTAAAGGGCATAGTTTTGAGTGTAGGATAAATGCAGAATGCCCGGAGAGATTTACCCCCTGTCCAGGAATTATCACGGATTACCATGTTCCGGGGGGACCTGGGGTGAGGGTAGACGGAGCCGTTACTTCCAATTATATTGTGCCTCCTCAATATGATTCATTAATTGCAAAATTGATTGTGTTTGGGGTCGACCGACCAGAGGCGATTTTAAGAATGCAAAGGGCCTTAGATGAATTTGTTGTTGAGGGAATCAAGACAACTCTTCCCCTTCACCGTCGAATTTTTACAGACCCAAATTTCAAAAAGGGAAGGTATTCAACGAAATTTTTAGATCGTTTGCTTTCTCAAGAGAAAGTGGGGATGTAA
- a CDS encoding glucokinase translates to MILAGDIGGTKTILRLYHHHSGKLQLEKEVKFESRKYLRFEDILPEFFGKGGAPKVESVCLGVAGPVQEGRSKTTNLPWVLEETRISDYFGIHQVKLLNDLEAAAFGVLFLSPDEKEILNLGHNGVKKGNVSVIAAGTGLGEAFLHWDGEGFRPIPSEGGHSDFAPQGETQVALYHFLSSEFGHVSYERILSGPGIFNIYRFLRDTGQINESKWIRDKLKEGDPSATIT, encoded by the coding sequence ATGATTCTGGCGGGAGATATTGGGGGGACAAAGACCATTTTAAGGTTATATCATCATCATTCAGGAAAGCTCCAACTTGAAAAAGAAGTGAAGTTTGAGAGCCGGAAATATTTACGGTTTGAAGATATTTTGCCTGAATTTTTTGGGAAAGGTGGTGCACCTAAAGTGGAATCAGTGTGTTTGGGAGTTGCCGGTCCGGTTCAAGAGGGAAGGTCCAAAACCACCAACCTACCTTGGGTTTTGGAAGAGACCCGGATCTCGGATTACTTCGGGATTCACCAAGTGAAACTTCTCAATGATTTGGAAGCTGCGGCATTTGGGGTTCTTTTCCTTTCCCCTGATGAAAAAGAAATTCTGAATTTGGGGCATAATGGAGTCAAAAAAGGAAACGTTTCAGTCATTGCAGCTGGAACCGGTTTAGGCGAGGCCTTTCTTCATTGGGATGGAGAGGGGTTCCGTCCGATCCCCTCAGAGGGGGGACACTCGGATTTTGCACCTCAAGGAGAGACTCAGGTTGCCCTTTACCATTTTTTATCTTCCGAATTCGGCCATGTGAGTTATGAACGGATTCTTTCGGGACCTGGGATTTTTAATATTTATCGTTTTTTGCGTGATACTGGGCAGATAAACGAATCCAAATGGATAAGAGATAAACTTAAAGAAGGGGATCCAAGTGCTACCATTACCTAA
- the efp gene encoding elongation factor P, which translates to MNAIRNGVKIEIDGEPFIVVDFQHVKPGKGSAFVRTKLKSLKTGNVIDRTYRPGEKLDEPQLEEKDMQFLYSGDQQYWFMDNVTFEQIFLSENQLGESKDFLKENMNIKILFHNNQPLTIDLPIFVELKIVQTDPGIRGDTATGGSKPAVLETGATVKIPLYLEEGEMIKIDTRTRSYVERVK; encoded by the coding sequence ATGAATGCCATACGCAATGGGGTTAAGATTGAAATTGATGGGGAACCCTTTATAGTAGTAGATTTTCAACATGTAAAACCTGGAAAGGGTTCTGCTTTCGTTCGAACCAAATTAAAAAGCTTAAAAACAGGAAATGTGATAGACCGCACCTACCGGCCTGGGGAAAAGTTGGATGAGCCGCAGCTGGAAGAAAAAGATATGCAGTTCCTTTATTCGGGAGATCAACAATATTGGTTTATGGATAACGTGACCTTTGAGCAGATTTTTTTAAGTGAGAATCAATTAGGGGAAAGTAAAGATTTTTTAAAAGAAAACATGAATATCAAAATTTTATTTCATAATAACCAACCTTTAACAATTGATTTGCCCATTTTTGTAGAGCTCAAAATCGTACAAACCGACCCAGGGATACGGGGAGATACTGCTACAGGGGGATCAAAACCAGCTGTTCTTGAAACGGGGGCTACTGTAAAAATTCCCCTTTATTTAGAGGAAGGGGAAATGATAAAAATTGATACCCGAACCCGATCCTATGTAGAGCGAGTTAAATAG
- the aroQ gene encoding type II 3-dehydroquinate dehydratase: MKILVLHGPNLNLLGIREKEIYGPLRLKEIDQKIKKFSKMEGIEVSIRQTNSEGEMVNFIQRAFQKLDGLLINPAAYTHTSIALRDAILGINIPTVEVHLSNIYAREGFRHLSYVAGVSVGQVVGFGVNSYLLGLQALINHLKRK; this comes from the coding sequence ATGAAAATATTGGTTTTGCATGGCCCCAACCTTAACCTATTGGGAATCAGAGAAAAAGAAATCTATGGGCCCCTCCGATTGAAGGAGATCGATCAAAAAATAAAAAAATTTTCCAAAATGGAGGGAATTGAGGTTTCCATTCGGCAAACCAATTCAGAAGGGGAGATGGTTAATTTTATTCAAAGGGCCTTTCAAAAGTTAGATGGCCTTTTAATTAATCCCGCGGCCTATACCCATACCAGTATTGCCCTTCGTGATGCCATCTTAGGGATTAACATTCCAACCGTGGAGGTTCATTTATCAAACATTTATGCGCGAGAAGGGTTTCGCCATTTGTCTTATGTGGCGGGGGTTTCAGTGGGTCAAGTGGTGGGTTTTGGGGTTAATAGCTATCTTTTAGGACTTCAGGCCCTAATTAACCATTTGAAACGGAAATGA
- the bioD gene encoding dethiobiotin synthase, with amino-acid sequence MYKGLFITGTDTGVGKTIVTAGLALALKNTQRNVGVMKPIATGCFKKKEKFESPDTQFLVQASGVTDPLSLITPYCLKTPCSPYWAAKIENRKIRIDRIIDAFSQLSGKHEIVLVEGLGGLMAPITRRILLIDLAKILNLPILIVSRSTLGTINHTLLSIAQAHQRGVPILGLIYNHPQKNKMKLHERVNPRIISSFSKIKNLGTIPYLKDVSVEKRNLKGLKRGFEEMAIEILKNLKKPARGKTGKN; translated from the coding sequence ATGTATAAAGGCCTTTTCATTACAGGAACGGATACCGGGGTGGGAAAAACCATCGTTACTGCGGGATTAGCCCTGGCCTTGAAAAACACACAACGGAATGTCGGCGTGATGAAACCCATTGCAACCGGTTGTTTTAAAAAAAAAGAAAAGTTTGAATCCCCTGACACACAATTTTTAGTCCAAGCCTCCGGGGTAACAGACCCCCTTTCTCTCATCACCCCTTATTGTTTGAAAACCCCATGCTCCCCATATTGGGCAGCAAAAATTGAAAACCGAAAAATTCGAATCGACCGCATAATAGATGCTTTTTCCCAATTATCCGGAAAACATGAAATAGTTTTAGTGGAAGGCCTGGGGGGGCTAATGGCTCCCATCACCAGAAGAATTCTATTGATTGACTTAGCCAAAATATTAAACCTTCCCATTCTCATCGTATCCCGTTCAACTCTGGGAACCATTAATCATACCCTCCTTTCGATTGCCCAGGCACATCAGAGGGGGGTACCAATTTTGGGCCTCATTTACAACCATCCCCAAAAAAATAAAATGAAACTCCATGAAAGAGTTAATCCACGGATTATTTCCAGCTTTTCGAAAATTAAAAACCTAGGGACAATTCCTTATCTAAAGGATGTTTCAGTCGAGAAAAGAAATTTAAAAGGATTAAAGCGGGGTTTTGAAGAGATGGCCATTGAAATTCTAAAGAACCTGAAAAAACCAGCGAGGGGAAAAACTGGAAAAAATTAA
- a CDS encoding glucokinase: protein MLPLPKWLLEEGDPLCLKTLNLFCSIFGAEAGNLALKMFTVGGVYVGGGIAPKILPKLKDGVFMRGFLDKGRYRSMLKEVPVNVILNPRVPLIGAAHFALSHLSH from the coding sequence GTGCTACCATTACCTAAGTGGCTTTTGGAGGAAGGTGATCCTCTATGTCTAAAAACTCTAAATCTTTTTTGTTCCATCTTTGGGGCAGAAGCCGGGAATTTGGCTTTGAAGATGTTTACTGTGGGGGGTGTTTATGTGGGAGGAGGAATAGCTCCGAAAATATTACCTAAGCTTAAGGATGGCGTCTTTATGCGAGGTTTTTTAGATAAAGGAAGGTATCGGAGCATGTTGAAGGAAGTTCCGGTTAATGTCATTTTAAACCCCCGGGTTCCCCTAATTGGGGCTGCTCATTTTGCTCTTTCCCATTTATCCCATTAA
- a CDS encoding roadblock/LC7 domain-containing protein — protein sequence MSFEESLRRITNNMEDSMGVALVGMDGIVVEEHKRDPLLDLHSLGAEYCSVIKGLEKTSDSLSMGVMRELSVVAEKSTVLLKRINDEYFLLLVVGSDGNFGKGRFLMKKELYHLEKEL from the coding sequence ATGAGCTTTGAAGAAAGCCTTCGGCGGATTACCAACAATATGGAAGATTCCATGGGGGTTGCCCTCGTGGGGATGGACGGGATTGTGGTAGAAGAACATAAACGAGATCCTTTGCTCGACCTGCATTCCCTAGGGGCTGAATACTGTTCAGTCATTAAAGGGTTGGAAAAAACATCGGATTCTTTATCCATGGGTGTAATGCGAGAGCTATCTGTGGTAGCTGAAAAATCGACTGTTCTTTTGAAACGAATCAATGATGAATATTTCCTTTTATTGGTAGTAGGGTCTGATGGAAATTTTGGAAAAGGACGTTTTTTGATGAAGAAAGAATTGTATCATTTAGAAAAAGAACTATAG
- the thiE gene encoding thiamine phosphate synthase, whose protein sequence is MFPSKLYLIADQHACQERSLLTCVEHALNAGVRLLQYREKEIPGVSRLSIAKKIKTLCEKFQCTLIINDDIELAVKVGADGVHLGQEDSSVENARIQLGVKAIIGVTVRNVTQALEAQKGGADYIGLGPIYKSPTKQPVHPLGCKIIHKVQDQVKFPIFAIGGISLENVEEVMNAGASGIAVISGILSYPKIGERVHLFLKLLQESAKEINL, encoded by the coding sequence ATGTTTCCTTCTAAACTCTATCTAATTGCCGATCAACACGCCTGCCAGGAAAGGTCCCTCCTGACCTGTGTAGAACACGCTTTGAATGCGGGAGTGCGACTGCTCCAATATCGAGAGAAAGAAATTCCTGGTGTTTCCCGGTTGTCGATTGCCAAAAAAATTAAAACCCTATGTGAGAAGTTCCAATGCACCTTAATTATTAATGACGATATAGAACTTGCGGTTAAGGTTGGGGCCGATGGGGTTCATCTAGGGCAAGAAGATTCTTCGGTAGAAAATGCCCGGATCCAGTTGGGGGTTAAGGCCATCATTGGGGTTACGGTTCGAAATGTGACCCAAGCGTTGGAAGCCCAAAAAGGGGGTGCTGACTATATCGGGCTGGGCCCGATATATAAAAGTCCAACCAAGCAACCGGTACATCCTTTGGGGTGTAAAATCATTCACAAAGTCCAAGATCAAGTGAAATTTCCAATTTTTGCGATTGGGGGTATTTCTTTAGAAAATGTGGAAGAGGTGATGAACGCTGGAGCTAGTGGTATTGCAGTGATCTCAGGAATTCTGTCTTATCCCAAAATTGGGGAAAGAGTCCACCTGTTTTTAAAGCTCCTCCAAGAATCAGCTAAAGAAATCAATCTGTAG
- a CDS encoding tetratricopeptide repeat protein, which translates to MAGSEKSLSPEIIKLTEKMARDPASRLFVPLAEEYMKCGMTDEAFLVLTDGLKNHPNYVGAHVSLAKLLWQVGKKAEAKREFEEVVSANPDNVLAHRYLVQLYREEDQLDQALASCRMILNLNPKDPEMQKVLGELETSVFPAKEEKGESLRMGEVPFGEVDIKKTQESVENGWVEEGDIVGEQEEIVMESSVGITPSESEIQNPSLVTDAKASPEDIPLDIDLSSPEMQQEKPNSSVSFEIDNLKGESPMDFQEKAIPEEASMDSSPGKGFSEKEDSPFNFPGEEGLFSENEGQGNSTTRLPSDASINLDLEEPIPQMDLGDNKIEVSEQQEGGVIEISEDSDVDLKSLESAFTSLTEEDSIKKEKKGFEEVEEPSTVPFIEVPETREYVGPPGEVSEPVVKMEPPMALGPEPEEKVDSLEKDDFDTESLAELYVRQGYYDKGIEIYRKLLLSDPSNQGFRQKLDDAVTLASLLTGKNHREFSSEIPTPDGSLTSTAEPQINYSQKRDLLKPAIREQGQEKSPPLDTKSIKIQRLKEWLSNIRKG; encoded by the coding sequence ATGGCTGGAAGCGAAAAATCCCTATCTCCAGAAATAATTAAATTGACTGAAAAGATGGCTCGAGATCCCGCCTCCAGGTTATTTGTTCCCCTTGCAGAAGAATATATGAAATGTGGTATGACGGATGAGGCTTTTTTGGTTTTAACCGATGGGTTGAAAAATCATCCAAATTATGTAGGTGCCCATGTTTCTCTTGCCAAATTGCTATGGCAGGTTGGGAAAAAGGCGGAAGCCAAAAGGGAATTTGAGGAAGTGGTAAGCGCCAATCCGGATAATGTTTTGGCCCACCGTTATCTGGTTCAATTATATCGTGAAGAGGACCAGCTCGATCAGGCTCTTGCATCCTGCCGAATGATCTTAAACCTCAACCCCAAGGATCCAGAAATGCAAAAGGTTCTAGGGGAACTGGAAACCTCTGTTTTCCCTGCTAAAGAGGAAAAAGGTGAGTCCTTGAGAATGGGTGAAGTGCCTTTTGGCGAAGTGGATATTAAAAAAACTCAAGAAAGTGTTGAAAATGGTTGGGTGGAAGAAGGGGATATAGTAGGGGAACAGGAAGAGATTGTTATGGAGAGCTCAGTTGGAATAACCCCCTCCGAATCTGAAATCCAAAATCCGTCCTTGGTCACGGATGCCAAGGCTTCTCCTGAAGATATTCCTCTGGACATCGATTTATCTTCGCCTGAAATGCAACAGGAAAAACCCAATTCATCCGTTTCTTTTGAAATCGATAATTTAAAGGGCGAAAGCCCTATGGATTTTCAGGAAAAAGCCATTCCTGAAGAGGCGTCTATGGATTCATCACCCGGGAAAGGTTTTTCGGAAAAGGAAGATTCTCCCTTTAATTTCCCAGGGGAGGAAGGGCTTTTTTCTGAAAATGAGGGTCAGGGAAATTCCACAACCAGACTCCCCTCTGACGCATCTATCAATTTAGATTTGGAAGAGCCAATACCTCAAATGGATTTGGGGGATAATAAGATTGAAGTTTCAGAACAACAAGAAGGAGGGGTAATTGAAATTTCAGAGGATTCCGATGTTGATTTAAAATCCCTGGAAAGTGCATTTACCTCTTTAACGGAAGAGGATTCCATTAAGAAAGAAAAAAAAGGTTTTGAAGAGGTGGAAGAACCATCGACTGTCCCTTTCATCGAGGTTCCTGAGACCCGGGAATATGTTGGACCACCGGGTGAAGTCAGTGAACCGGTTGTTAAAATGGAGCCTCCGATGGCCTTAGGGCCGGAACCCGAAGAGAAGGTAGATTCCCTGGAAAAAGATGATTTTGACACCGAATCCTTAGCGGAGCTTTATGTTCGCCAAGGCTATTATGATAAGGGAATCGAAATTTACCGAAAGCTTTTACTATCTGATCCTTCTAATCAGGGTTTTAGACAAAAATTAGATGACGCAGTTACTCTTGCAAGTTTGTTAACCGGGAAAAACCATAGAGAATTTTCCAGTGAAATACCGACCCCAGATGGTTCCCTGACCTCAACTGCAGAACCACAGATAAATTATAGCCAGAAAAGGGATCTCTTAAAACCTGCCATTAGGGAACAAGGGCAAGAAAAAAGTCCTCCATTGGATACCAAATCTATAAAAATCCAACGACTCAAGGAATGGTTGTCAAATATTAGGAAAGGTTGA
- the accB gene encoding acetyl-CoA carboxylase biotin carboxyl carrier protein: MNLRELKELIELVRSTEVAELEIERAGYRVKIKRILPPSSPGLIPQGLSISVPPFQQKFQEGSRSASVEKTQSEPPGLVTITSPIVGTFYRAPAPDADFYVNVGDFVKKGQILCIVEAMKLMNEIETEVDGKVVEILVENTKTVEYGAPLFRIQPA; the protein is encoded by the coding sequence ATGAACCTTAGAGAGCTGAAGGAATTAATTGAACTTGTGCGGTCAACGGAAGTGGCCGAGCTTGAAATTGAACGGGCAGGTTATCGGGTGAAAATTAAACGAATCCTACCGCCTTCTTCCCCCGGTTTAATCCCCCAAGGGCTTTCCATAAGCGTTCCTCCGTTCCAACAAAAATTTCAGGAAGGCAGCCGTTCTGCTTCGGTTGAAAAAACCCAATCCGAACCCCCAGGGTTGGTTACGATTACTTCCCCTATTGTTGGTACGTTTTATCGTGCCCCTGCACCGGACGCGGATTTTTATGTCAACGTAGGAGATTTCGTAAAAAAAGGCCAGATCCTTTGCATTGTAGAGGCGATGAAACTGATGAATGAAATTGAGACCGAAGTGGATGGAAAAGTCGTTGAGATATTGGTAGAGAATACGAAGACCGTTGAATATGGTGCCCCTCTTTTTCGAATTCAACCCGCTTGA
- the coaBC gene encoding bifunctional phosphopantothenoylcysteine decarboxylase/phosphopantothenate--cysteine ligase CoaBC: MNKISPLTPPLDNKKILLGVTGSIAAYKALFLLRRLKELGAIVTVVMTRGAKEFVTPLSFKVLSGKPVFEELFHSREGMVHIQLGEENDLILIAPATAHSLSKIANGLADDLLSSIVLSSDKPILAVPAMEAMMWKNPRTQRNIQILRETGVGFIGPEYGLLASGGVGVGRFSEIETIIDGVMGHFKINTLFKGERILITAGPTQEGIDPVRFFSNRSSGKMGYALAKVAKKLGASVELISGPTAIPQPEGVLFKSVTTAEEMRRTVLERYSQSDYMIMTAAVADFRPRKYVGDKIKKGKGLLKLEFEKTPDILEELGKSKNHCVLIGFAAETHLDLEALRQKMIRKRMDLLVANDVTQKGAGFDQDTNIVTLMDCFGSVEKLPKMSKEQVAEQILKRAVQVKNRKGNN, from the coding sequence ATGAATAAAATATCCCCTTTAACGCCTCCGTTGGATAACAAGAAAATTTTGCTTGGTGTGACCGGGAGTATCGCTGCCTATAAAGCCCTTTTCCTGCTAAGGCGGCTAAAGGAGCTTGGGGCAATCGTCACGGTGGTTATGACCCGGGGGGCCAAAGAGTTTGTTACCCCATTATCTTTTAAAGTTCTTTCTGGGAAACCTGTTTTTGAGGAATTATTTCACTCCCGAGAAGGGATGGTTCACATCCAGCTTGGGGAAGAAAACGATTTAATCCTAATTGCCCCTGCCACTGCCCACTCCCTTTCAAAAATCGCAAATGGCTTAGCCGATGATTTATTATCCTCTATTGTTCTGTCCAGTGATAAACCCATTTTGGCTGTTCCCGCCATGGAAGCAATGATGTGGAAAAATCCAAGAACACAAAGAAATATTCAAATATTAAGGGAGACTGGGGTAGGTTTCATTGGGCCCGAGTATGGTCTTTTGGCATCCGGTGGTGTGGGAGTGGGACGTTTTTCAGAAATTGAAACGATTATTGATGGTGTGATGGGCCATTTTAAAATTAATACCCTATTCAAGGGAGAGAGGATCCTGATTACAGCCGGGCCTACTCAGGAAGGAATTGATCCTGTTCGTTTTTTTTCTAACCGATCATCCGGAAAAATGGGCTATGCATTGGCAAAAGTAGCAAAAAAATTGGGGGCTTCCGTTGAATTAATTAGTGGTCCAACTGCTATCCCCCAACCTGAAGGGGTTTTATTTAAAAGCGTGACCACGGCTGAAGAAATGAGAAGGACCGTTCTAGAACGTTACTCCCAATCTGATTATATGATCATGACCGCGGCCGTGGCTGATTTTCGGCCTCGGAAATATGTCGGGGACAAAATTAAAAAAGGAAAAGGGCTCTTAAAACTCGAATTTGAAAAAACTCCGGATATTTTGGAGGAATTGGGAAAATCAAAAAATCATTGTGTCCTGATAGGCTTTGCGGCAGAAACCCACTTGGACCTTGAAGCACTTCGACAGAAAATGATCCGTAAACGTATGGATCTTCTTGTGGCCAACGACGTTACCCAAAAAGGGGCGGGATTCGACCAAGATACCAATATTGTTACTCTTATGGACTGTTTTGGTTCAGTGGAGAAATTACCCAAGATGTCTAAAGAACAGGTGGCTGAGCAGATTTTAAAAAGGGCCGTTCAGGTAAAAAACAGGAAAGGGAATAATTGA